A window of Paenibacillus phoenicis genomic DNA:
CCGTTTATATGAGGAGCCGACGCCGCAAGCTGGCGGCTTACAGTCCCTCGGTACTTGGTTTTCTTACTCCGCTGGGATTCATGCCGTATGCCGCGGCGATGCATCCTAAATGGACAGAGTATTATTACCGTGAATTCCGCAGCGACATACCGCTGCACATCAGCGCATACCGCTACAACGAAGATTGGCGCGAGAACCTAGAACGGCTGCGGCAGGCTCCGATCGATTTGATCCTGGCAGTGGACTCGATCTCGGAGGAGGAGCAGCGGGCGTTAGAACAAATGGCCCCGGTTCAGATCCTAGCCGCTTCGCAGACGGAATGGCGCGAGCTATTGATGCAGGTGGCGGAGGAGATAAATGAGTCCTGGCAAGCCAATCAATGGCTCAGAGCGTACGAATTTCGGCTGGAGCAGGTCAAGGAGCGGCTGCCTCAATCACTGCGCCAAGAAACGCTGGTCATTGTTCGTATGAAAGAGGATCGGTTATTTCTCCACTGTAATCGCGGCATGGCCGGCCTTCTGTTTGATGACCTGGGACTGGCCCCCGGTTATGTGTGCGACACGCCTTGTTACAACTGTCCGATCACTCTGGAGGAGCTGGGCCGCATCGATCCCGGTTATCTCCTGATGATGATTCGACAGGACAGTGAAACGCTTGAGGCGTGGGGGAGGCTGCAAGTGAATCCGAGCTGGCAAGCGATCCGGGCCGTTCAACGGCGGCGGGTCAAGCTGTTGTCGTCTGATCCTTGGCTTGAGTATTCCGCCCACGCGCATCTTCGGATGCTGGATCAGTTCACCGAGCTGTTTCCGGAAGAAAATCCATAATTGTTCGGAATTTTGTCCATGGCCTATTTTAGGCCTCTTTTTTATACTCGATAATGATAATCATTATCAACATAGATTTGTCGAATAGACGAAAGGGGTAAAGAGAAATGAAAAAACGGATTTGGGCAACAGGCGCCGTCCTTTTGCTGACATTGGCCTTAACGGCTTGTGGTGGAGAAAAAGAAGGGAGCTCGGCCAACGGTACGAGTGAAGCCAATCCAACGACCGCGACGGAAGCGAACGCTGCCGCCGGATCCAATGCCGGCGGGACGGACCAAGCTGCACAAGGAACGCGGACGATTCAATATTTGGGCAAGAGTTATGAGGTTCCTGCGAACGTTGAGCGGATCGTGATCACCGGCGCGATGGAAGCGATGGAGGACGCATTGGTGCTGGATGTACATCCGGTTGGTGCGATCACCTACAGCGGCGCGTTCCCGGAACGGTTTGCTGCGATTACAGACGGGGCGGAGTCCATCGGGGAGAAAACGCAGCCGAACTTTGAAACGATTTTGCAGCTGAAGCCGGATCTGATTCTCGGTTCGACGAAATTCCCGGAGGATGTTCAGGAGCAGCTGGTCAAAATCGCTCCGACGATCTTAGTCTCCCATCAGGCTGTGGATTGGGAAGATAATTTGCGTCTGCTGGCAGAAGTGACGGGGAAACAGGAAGCTGCCGAACAAGCGATCCAGCAATATAAGAGCGATCTCGAAGGGGCAAAAGCCACGCTAACAGAAAAACTTGGCGATCAAACCGTGATGGCAATTCGTATCCGGACAGGGAAGCTGTTCATTTATCCGGAAAGCGTATTTTTCAATCCGATCCTCTACGGAGATCTAGGTCTGAAAGTACCAGCCGAGGTGAGTGCGGCGAAAGCCCAGGAGGAAATCACGATCGAACAGCTGGCGACGATCAATCCGGACCAATTGTTTATTCAATTTGCTGCAGACGAGAACAAGGAAACGGCAACCGCATTGGATGAGTTCCTGAACAACCCGATCGTTAAAAACGTTGCCGCGGTGAAAAACGATAAGGTATACGTAAACGTCATCGATCCGTTGTCGGAAGGCGGACCGGCGTGGAGCCGCATCGAGTTCCTGAAAGCAGCGCTGGAACGTCTTTCCGAATAGACCATGCGCAGCTTCAAATGGAAGACTTGGACCTTTAGCGGATTGGCGCTTGCGCTGATGGTAGTGACTGTGATCATCTCCGTACTGCACGGCACGAAGCCGATCCGCTATGAGACCGCCTGGGAGGCGCTTGTCCACTTCGATGAAGGGAACGTCGACCATCAGATCATCCGTACTTCGCGGATTCCAAGGGCAATTGGGGCGTTGCTGATCGGAGGGCTGCTGGCCGCTTCCGGTGCACTGATGCAGGGGATGACCCGCAACCCGCTGGCATCGCCGTCCATCATGGGGATATCCGACGGCTCGGTGTTTGCCATTACGTTATGTATGGCGTTCTTGCCGGGCGCCAGCAATATGGCGATGGTGGGCTATTCGCTGGCGGGCTCTGCTCTGGGCGGGGTACTGGTCTTTGGGATCTCCCGGCTGCTGCCGGGCGGCTCCTCCCCCGTGATGATGGCAGTGCTTGGCACGGTGATGGGGACATTTCTCGGCGGTTTATCCCAAGCTTTGGCAAGCTACTATCAAGTGTCACAAAATATCAGCTTCTGGTACAACGCCCGGCTGCACGGCATTTCGCCGGACATGATCCAGCTCGCGATTCCGTTCGCGGCCGCCGGACTCATCCTGGCGTTATTTATGGCCCGGCCGATGACGGCGCTGTCGCTTGGGGAGGAAATCGCAGCCGAGCTGGGAATGAACGTGAAGCTGATCAAGTCGTTGACGATGCTCAGTGTTGTCATCATGACCGGCATTTCCGTGGCGATCGCTGGAAAGATTGCGTTTGTCGGGTTAATTTTGCCGCATATTACGCGGTTTCTTGTCGGGCCGGATTATCGGCGGATCGTTCCTTTATCGGCGCTGCTTGGCGCGTTGTTTCTGGGCTGGTGCGATCTGATCAGCCGATTCCTGAACCCTCCGTTCGAGGTACCGATCGGCGTAGTCACCGCGTTGTTTGGCGTGCCCTACTTCCTGTACTTGATCAAGACGAGAGGAGGGGGCCGAAGTGAATAGAAGAAGCGAAGCTTCGCGGTTTTGGCTGGTGCTCCTCGGCTGCTTGATCCTGGCGCTAGCCTGCATTTACATCAGCCTCACGAACGGCACCTTTGACCTCTCCGTCCGTGATATCGTCAAGACGCTGCTCCGCATCGATCCGCAGTGGGATCATGACCTGGTTGTCTTCGATTTCCGGCTGCCGCGCATCGTGATCGCTGCCTTGGTCGGCTGCGGGTTAGGCGTAGCCGGAGCGGTTCTGCAGGGGATAACACGTAACGGACTTGCCGATCCGGGAATTTTGGGCATTCATGCCGCTGCGGGTTCTGCCGTGGTTCTGTTTATGTTCCTGACCCAGGGGACGGTGAAGGGAACGGGCATCTGGTCCTTTTTATCGATGCCGATGTTTGGTTGGCTGGGCGGATTTGCCGCGGTGTGGCTGTTATATATGTTTGCTAGGCATCACGGTTCGCTTGATCCCGGGCGTTTGATTCTGGTGGGGATTGCGCTTGGCTCGGGCTTTGGTGCGTTAACGATGTACATTTCGCTGAAAATGAACCCGCAGGATTTTGAGATGGCCACCGTTTGGTTGTCGGGAAGCATTTATGGAGCCAATTGGGAACAGGTATTGGGGATTTTGCCTTGGCTGCTCGTGCTCATTCCGGTCATCTGGCGCAAGGCGGCCGTGCTCGACATCATGCAGCTTCATGAAACCAGCGTTGTTGGACTTGGCGTTCGCGTGAATACGCAAAGGCAATGGCTGTTGATCTGCTGTGTCGGGATTATCAGCGCCTGCGTATCCGTGTCCGGCAGCATCGGCTTTGTTGGCCTGATTGCTCCGCATATCGCCCGGCGTTTGGTTGGTCTTCACTACCGTTATCTTGTTCCGGTATGCGGCGGGATCGGCATGGTGATGGTGCTGCTGGGTGATTTTCTGGGACGCATCGTATTTGCCCCGGCGGAATTACCTGTAGGGATTGTGATTTCGGTGATCGGGGTTCCTTATTTCGTAATGCTGCTGTATCGGGCAAAAAGAGCAAAAGCCTAACTGGAGGAGGAGCAACCGGATGAATCAGGTGGGCAAAAAGCAGCCGTTTGGCATTCCCGGTGCCGAACAATGGACGATGACAAGCCGCTTCGGCCGCGACTATCGGATCATGATGTGGAAGCCGGATACGGAGGTGCCAGAAGGCGGCTTTCCGGTGATTTACATGCTGGACGCCAACGCGTGCTTCGGGGCGATGACGGAAGCGGTGCGAATGCATTCGCGGGGGCCGCATCGGCTGGAGACCACCGTCGTGGTTGGCATTGGCTATGAGGGGGAACAACCGTTTGCAACGGAACGCCGCTTCTATGACTATACGATCCAGGCGGCAGCTGATGAGCTCCCCGAGCGGAAGATTGATGCGCCTTGGCCGGAGACCGGCGGGGCAGAGCATTTTCTGAAGTTTATTGAAGAAGAGTTGAAACCCGCGATCGAACGAGAGGTGCCGATTAATCAGCAACGCCAAACCTTGTTTGGCCATTCGTTGGGAGGGTGGTTTGCGTTATACACCCTGTTTATGAAGCCTGACGCTTTTCAGGTTTATGCAGCGGGCAGTCCATCGATTTGGTGGAAAAATCATTATTTACTCCCGGTCGCGAAACGTTGGTTAACCGATCGAGAGCTTACCAAACCCGAAGAGAAATCACCTTTAACGATATTCTTAGGGGTGGGTAGTTTGGAAAAGCCGCATATGATCCAAGATGCGAAGGCTTTATCCGAACTCCTGAGGAACAGCAGATCCGACATGAACTCGGAATTCTACCTTTACGAGGAAGAAACGCATCTGTCGGTGATCTTCCCCTTTATCACTCGGGTCATACGAAACATCCTGAAACCGATATAAATCCTGGCTTCTTGGCCGGCTTGATGTCTTTCCATAGACGTTGAGCCGGCTTTTTTATTTTTTTTAGAATTCGTTTAGAAGCGTTTGATTTTATCCTATATTGCGATGGTATTGATTCCGATCATTCTCACCATGGTGATCGCTATGTGCGTCGGTTACCGCGTTGATCTATAGATCAACGTGTGGCGCCCAGATAACTAGGGCCTTTTCCCGCTTTTTTGCAGGATTATCCCTTTCGTTAAGGGAGCAAAAACATCAGTAATTTGCGTTTGGTGTTTCTGTTGCTCTCTGACCCAAAGGGATAATGTGAGAAGCCGCTTCAGGCATAGGTGCGGTCGGTCGCCTTTCTGGACTTCACACGCACGCACCTTAGGGGTGGTGCTTTGTTGGAAGTTACTATATAATCTTTAGCGGACTCAAAATTGAATCAACAAAGCGAGGGATACCATGGCTGCCATTGAAGTGCGCGATTTGCGCAAGACATATAAGGTGCAGAAAAACCGCGAAGGCCTCAAAGGGGCCTTTCTTGATTTATTTAAGCGGGAATACAACGAAGTGGCCGCCGTGAAAGATATTTCGTTTCAGATTCCAGAGGGAGAGATCTGCGGATATATCGGGGAAAACGGGGCCGGAAAATCGACCACCATCAAAATGCTCACGGGTATTTTGGTGCCGACATCGGGTTATTTGAAGGTTGGCGGCTTTGTGCCATACGCCGAGCGCGAGAAGTTCGTACAGCATATCGGCGTCGTCTTTGGGCAGCGCAGCCAGCTTTGGTGGGATATCGGTGTCATCGAGTCGTTTGAGCTGCTGCGCAAGGTTTATCGGGTGCCGCAGGCCGATTACAAGAAACGGCTAGACGAGCTGGTGGAACGCCTTCAGCTGCAGGATCTGCTGAACCGCCCGGTACGTAAGCTCAGCCTAGGCCAACGGATGCGCTGTGAGCTGGTCGCAGCGTTGCTGCACAACCCGTCCATCGTCTTCCTGGACGAGCCGACGATTGGTCTTGACATCGTCGTCAAATCGGAGATTCGCGATTTCCTTAAGGATATGAACCGCGACCACGGGACAACGATCCTGCTGACGACACATGACCTGCAGGACATCGAGGCGCTCTGCTCCCGCGTCATTATGCTCGACGACGGCCGGATCATTTACGACGGCGGCTTAGAAGAGCTGAAGGACCGCTGGGGTACGGGCAAGGAGGTACTGTTCCAGTTTGGAACGGCCACCAAGCTGGACCAGCTGCGGAGCTGGACGGGGACGCTTCCTGTCATCTGGACGGCGGAGAACGACCTGAACGCCAAGGTTTGGATTCCACGGGATATCGGTGTCTCTGAGGTATTGGGTCAAGTGGTTGGCCAAGCGGACATCACCGACATCAAAATCATTGAAACCAACACCGACGAAATCGTCCGCAGCATTTATCAATCCGGCTCGGCGGATAAACCGGCGGACTCTGAAGCGGAGGCGGAGAGCAAAGAAGGTGCGGTTATCCATGTCTAACCAGTGGGGGGCGTACCTCGATTTTATCCGCATCCGATTTTTGACGATGCTGGCGTATCGGGTGAACTACTATTCAGGCATTCTGATCTATTCGCTGAATATTGGGGTTTATTATTTTACGTGGAAGGCGATTTACGGCGACGGGGGCGAGCTTGGCGGCTTTACCGCCTCGCAGATGACGACCTACCTGGCCGTTTCCTGGATGGCCCGGGCGTTTTATTTTAACAACCTGGATCGTGAAATCTCCACGGATATTCGAGATGGAAGCATTGCGATTCAATTTATCCGCCCTTATAACTACCTTATCGTCAAAATGATGCAGGGCTTCGGCGAAGGAATGTTCCGCTTCATCATGTTGATGATCCCCGGCATGGCGATTGCGATGCTGCTGTTCCCGGTCAAGCTGCCAACCGAGTTGAGCGCTTGGGCAGGGTTCCTGGTGATGCTGTTCTTCAGCTTCCTGATCAATTCGCAGCTGAACGTGATTACGGGACTGATGTCTTTTTTCGTGGAAAATAACGAAGGGTTTATGCGCATGAAACGGGTGGTTGTTGATTTGTTCTCGGGCCTGATCATTCCGATCAGTCTGTTCCCGTCCTGGCTCGGCGGCATCATGTCGTTTCTGCCATTTCAGGCGATCACCTATTTGCCGGGTTCGGTCTTTACCGGTCGGATTCAAGGCGCTTCGATTTGGAACGTGCTTGGCATTCAGGTGGTCTGGTTTTTCACTTTGCTCATTCCGATGATTGGGCTGTACCGTGCTTCGCGGAAACGCCTGTTCGTGCAAGGAGGTTAAGGGAAGCATGTACTACTTAGGCCTCATGGGAGAATACTTGAAAAATTACATGAAAACCCGCATGACCTACCGCGCCGACTTTTGGGTGGAGGTCATTTCTGACCTGTTGTTTCAGGCGACGAACCTGATCTTTATCTTTGTGATCTTTATGCACACCAACAGCCTGGGCGGCTGGAGCGAGAGTGAAGTGGTGTTCGTTTACGGCTTCTTTATGGTGCCGTTTGGCGTGTTTAGCTGCTTCGTTAACCTGTGGAACTTCAGTGAGCGGTATATCGTGAAGGGGGAGATGGACCGGATCATGACGCGTCCGGCGTATAATTTGTTCCAGATCTTCCTGGAAAACGTTGATCCGCCAGCGCTCGTCGGCTCGATCATCGGGTGCATCATCATGCTGATCAGCGGCGGGCAGTTGGGGCTCAGCTTCGAGTGGTGGACGATCCCAGTGTTGCTGCTGTTTACGATTAGCGCAGTTGCAATTTATACGGGGATCTACACGACGTTGACGTCCCTGTCGTTTTATTCGGATGCGCCGACTGGTATCTTGCCGTTGATGTACAACGTGCAGGGGTACGGGCGCTACCCGGTGACGATTTACAACCGCGCAATTCAAGTGCTGCTGACCTGGATATTGCCGTTTGCCTTCGTTGGCGTCTATCCGGCTTCGTTGTTCCTGGAACGCGAGGAGATGTGGCGGATGGCTTGGTTAACCCCGCTGGTAGGCCTCGTCTTTCTGGCGATCGGCCTGACCGCTTGGAACTGCGGTGTCAAGCGGTACCGTGGGGCTGGATCGTAAACCTTAGATATGAATAAAGCCGGCGTCCCTGAGAGGGGTGCACCGGCTTTTGTTCATTCTCTTTATCCGATTCAAATGCAAAAGTGCAGTTCAATTTCGGTATTTGAAGCGGATTTGCGGTAAATCTCCTTTTTCAAATGCACTTTTGCATCTCACTCGCGCCAAACCGTGGGTTTAGCGCGTTTTTAAATGCACTTTTGCAGTTGGCCGCTAAGAAAGAGGGCCGGAAGCGCACAAGGGCTGATAGTATACGCGGGTTACTTGTTCACCGGGGCTGCAAGTACATACGAGTTACTAGTACACCCTGGCTGTGACTACACGCGATTTGCTAGTATACGTGAGTTGCTAGTCTACGTAAGTTGCAGTACATGCGGGTTGCTAGTACACGCAACCTGCTCGTATTTAGAACCGGTTCCGGTTCTTATACAGCAACACCATAAAGAACGGTGCACCAATAGCGGCGGTCAACACGCCGGCTGGCACGTCCCGCGGCAAAAAAGCCGTACGCGCGATCAGATCCGCTACGAGCAGGATCAATGCGCCGAGCAGCGCGCTGACCGGGAGCACGCCGGAGAAGGACGGCCCGGTCAGCCTGCGGGCCATATGCGGCGCCATCAGCCCGATAAAGGAGATGGCCCCGCCAATCGCCACTGCAGATCCTGCCAGCGAAACGCTGAGCACGATCAGCAACAGGCGCTGCAGCTGGACGCGGGAGCCTACGCTGGTGGCGATGTCGTCGCCCAACGCTTGAATGTTGACCTGGCGGGCTTGCAGCCAAGTTAGAACGAGCAGCACGGCCGTCCAAGGCAGCAGCGTCAGCACATCGTTATCCCAGGAGACGCCATATATGCTGCCGGTCATAAACGTGAGCGACTGATTCGCCAGCTGCATCGGTCCGGAGATGATCAGCATAAACGACAACGACTTGATCGCGGCAGATACCCCGATCCCGATGAGGATGATTCGCAACGGGGAGGCCCCTTTTTTCCAAGCCAATACATATAAGAGCGCAGTAATGAAGAAAGCGCCAAGAATTGATGCAAGCGGCATCCAATGGATCGAGATCGTGCCCTGAAACACATAGATAAACAAAATCGCGCCAAGCGAAGCTCCCTCAGTTATTCCCGCAACATCGGGGGAAGCAAGCGGATTGCGGATCACGCCTTGCAGGATTGCACCGGCTACGGCCAGGGAAGCGCCAACCAGCACGGCAATAAAAATTCTCGGCAGACGGAGATTCACGACAATCACTTGTTCTCCCGGTTCAGCCATGCCAAATATGGCCTTCAAGACGGTCATCGGCGGGAGATATTGGCTGCTGACCCCTACGCTGATGATCATCATTCCGATACATAGGAGAGCAAGGAGCAGGCAGATCCACAGGATTCTCCTTTTTTTGGCCAGGAGAGACGAAGGAACAGAGAGCGATGCAGCTTTGTTGGATTTGGCCATCAGTTCTTCACCCCTCTTCTAGCGATGTATACGAAGAACGGAACGCCCAAGATTGCGGTCATGACGCCAACCGGAATTTCCTTTGGCATGGCGATGTATCTGGAGCCGATGTCAGCTGATACGAGCAGGATGGCACCCGTCAAGGCGCAATAGGGCAAAATCCAACGATGATCCGCCCCTACAAAATGGCGGATGATATGCGGGATGATAATGCCAACAAATGCGATGGGGCCAGCCACGGCAACAGAGCCCCCGGCAAGCAAGATGACGGCTGCTGCAGCTAATGCTTTAATTAAGCCCGTGCGTTGGCCAAGCCCTTGCGCGACGGTTTCTCCCATAGCTAACACGTTAAGTTGTCCAGCGAGCAAGAGGGCAAGAACCATGCCAATCCCCATATAAGGAAGTACGTTTAGAAGCTGCTCCGTCCCGCGCCCAGTCACGGATCCTACCAGCCAGACGAGCACCTGATCGAACATTTTGCCGTCGGAGAGCATAAGCCCTTGAGTCAACGAGTAAAAAAACGCTGCCATCGAAGCTCCTGCCAACGTAATCTTGATGGGCGTCATTCCGTCCCGTCCCAGGCTTCCGAGAAGAAACACCACCGCTCCGCTAAGGGCAGCTCCGATTAGTGCGACCCAGGTTAAGGCTTGTATTCCCGATAAGCCAAGCCAACCCGAAGCCAGGATAATAAAGAAAGCCGCTCCGGAATTCACGCCCAGCGTGCTGGGCGAAGCGATGGGGTTGCGGGTAATGACCTGCATCAATGCGCCCGCAACGGCGAGGCAGGCACCAACGGCAGCAGCGATGAAAGCGCGAGGTACGCGAGCCGTCTGAACGAGCAAGTGCTCATTGCTTCCGTTCGGATGGACAAATGATTCCCAGACGGTAGAAAATGGGATGTCCGTCACGCCGAAGCTGATACTGCATATGACGGCAGCGGCTAATACCAATGCGCAAATCAACAAGCCTAAACCTTTCATCGGACTAGATTACCCACTTTCTAGATCAAAAATAATAATGACCATTAAATCTTAGAAGATAGGGAAGAGTCTGTCAATGAGGCTGATAATCATTCTTAATTGTATTGACAAACCAAAGAGGGATGTCTTATATTCATGAAGATGATAATCATTATCACTTAATTAGAACGCCATATTTTCTAAAGGGGAGAACGAACAATGAACAATACTCATACTAAAAAAACGAACCGCAGGCGCATTGCCTTATGGGCTTTCGCAGTGATGGCGCTGGCACTTGTCGTTGCGGGATGCGGGAATAGTAATACGCAAGGATCGTCCGGCAATACCGATACCAAGAACAGTGCGGCAGCCGAGAACCAAGCGGGAGGCAACAGCACGAATAACACGACGGATGACAAACGGGTCGTTAAACATGCGATGGGGGAAACGGAAATCACAGGCACCCCGCAAAAAGTTGTGGTTTTGACGAACGAAGGTACGGAAGCGCTGTTGGCGCTGGGAATCAAGCCGGTTGGCGCTGTGCGCTCCTGGCTGGGGGATCCGTGGTACCCGCATATTCAGGACGAGATGGAGGGTGTAACGGTGGTTGGTGAGGAAAGCCAGCCGAACCTTGAGCTGATCGCTGGCTTGAAGCCTGACCTCATTATCGGGAACAAGATGCGCCAGGAGAAGGTATATGAACAACTGCAGGCGATTGCACCTACTGTGATGTCCGAGGATTTGCGCGGCAATTGGATGAGCAATTTCAAATTGTATGCGGAAGCGTTGGGACTCACCGATAAAGGCAATGAGCTGCTGGCTGAATTCGATGCACGGATTCAAGACTTTAAGGCTAAAGCCGGAGATAAATTGAACGAAACCGTATCCGTCGTTCGCTTTATGGATGGGAAAACCCGCGTTTACCATACGAACACGTTCTCGGGGATTATTTTTGAACAGCTGGGTATTGCCAGAAACGCCATGACACTGAACGCCAAAGATACGTTTGTGGATGAAATCACCAAAGAACGGCTGCCTGAGGTAGAGGCCGACCGAATTTTCTACTTCACTTACGAAACCGGCGACGGAAATGCGAGCCAAACCGAGCAAGATTGGACAAACGATCCGTTATGGAAGAACCTAAGCGCCGTCAAGAACGGCAAAGCCTACAAAGTTGACGACGCGATCTGGAATACCGCCGGCGGGATCAAAGCGGCCAATTTGATGCTGGACGACTTGTACAAATTTTATGAACTTGAAAAGTAAAGATTATTGAACCGGCCTTGAGAACCGTCCGACAATCTCCGTGGATTGAACCACATTCATGAATGCGTGAGGGTCTGTACTAACCACAGCTTTCCGGACGGCAGCTAGTTCGTATCGGGTTGTCACGGTCATTAAGGTATAGTTTTTCTCTTCGTGATACCCGCCTTCAGAACTGAGGCAGGTAATGCCGTGATGCAGCTTGCGCAGTTGGCAGAGCATCTCGTCTTTACGCTTCGTAATGATGA
This region includes:
- a CDS encoding ABC transporter substrate-binding protein → MNNTHTKKTNRRRIALWAFAVMALALVVAGCGNSNTQGSSGNTDTKNSAAAENQAGGNSTNNTTDDKRVVKHAMGETEITGTPQKVVVLTNEGTEALLALGIKPVGAVRSWLGDPWYPHIQDEMEGVTVVGEESQPNLELIAGLKPDLIIGNKMRQEKVYEQLQAIAPTVMSEDLRGNWMSNFKLYAEALGLTDKGNELLAEFDARIQDFKAKAGDKLNETVSVVRFMDGKTRVYHTNTFSGIIFEQLGIARNAMTLNAKDTFVDEITKERLPEVEADRIFYFTYETGDGNASQTEQDWTNDPLWKNLSAVKNGKAYKVDDAIWNTAGGIKAANLMLDDLYKFYELEK